A genomic region of Silurus meridionalis isolate SWU-2019-XX chromosome 7, ASM1480568v1, whole genome shotgun sequence contains the following coding sequences:
- the l3mbtl2 gene encoding lethal(3)malignant brain tumor-like protein 2 isoform X1 — MPNFCVAYGCGKSYRDNVSMFRFPKDRDEFLKWEKQVQRTRNKWVAKTYSFLCSEHFSKGCFEPRPTTVNKTMGSRGLKLKEGAIPTIFIRPPCTNCGGHGTTCTACSPKGKTQSTDSQKRDSEDWPPLNAAEKQNEANDEENNAQLMSVGDGHVSPTFAPLSPLEYIDDTVVCEMCGISGTRGNFYSRSKRFCSPSCSRSFSSNSKKSSILARLQGRPLRKSYAPQTNSYSQAEVTERHSSTAFRKDANSGFNWGSHLEKHSCLAAPVSCFRHVPLCAQWEDIEVGLQVEVLNTRTALLTKVYWIATVIRLAGYKALLRYIGFEEDGSYDFWCNLGIADVHPIGWCAVNSKLLVPPQEINKRISDWKPYLRQKLVGASTIPVDFHVMMADSMKCPFRQGVRVEVVDRSLVSRTRTAVVDTVIGGRLRLIYEDAGLGASGEVLSDFWCHMLSPLIHPINWSVRVGHLIKETDKSVDMSSHPAFRKVLCDSVQSQFKKLRTVYMEGGFFKEGMKLEAIDPLNLGNICVASVRKVLFDGYLMVSIDGVETGDGSDWFCYHASSHAILPTGYCRSNDIPLTLPPGYDQATFTWTKYLKEMGAEAAPRRLFNTDVVEHGFAPGMKLEAVDLMEPLLVCVATVQRCVGRLLLLHFDGWESEFDQWVDCESPDIYPVGWCELTGYQLQPPIGPEPQERTSKKTVGKKKRKYIKRKTSDDSSKTSAHEKDLEAENQPEPTQPQVLPVLLADTTLQPVNLPIITLKTEPEEEIISFKVKVEEMEMETPINPDLEGNKSTEFHTPSPSLLKKESLE, encoded by the exons ATGCCCAACTTTTGTGTGGCATATGGTTGTGGAAAGTCATATCGGGACAATGTTAGTATGTTCAGATTTCCCAAGGACCGTGATGAGTTTCTAAAATGGGAGAAGCAGGTACAAAGAACCCGCAACAAATGGGTCGCAAAGACATACTCTTTCTTGTGCTCTGAACATTTCAGCAAGGGCTGTTTCGAGCCCAGACCCACCACAGTCAATAAGACTATGGGCTCTAGAGGGCTCAAGCTGAAGGAAGGTGCCATTCCAACAATTTTTATCCGACCACCTTGCACTAACTGTGGAGGTCACGGCACCACCTGCACAGCATGCAGTCCAAAGGGGAAAACGCAAAGCACAGATTCTCAGAAAAGGGACTCG GAAGATTGGCCTCCTCTGAATGCTGCAGAGAAACAGAATGAAGCAAATGATGAAGAGAATAATGCACAGCTTATGTCTGTTGGAGATGGACATGTCAGTCCCACATTTGCCCCACTCTCTCCTTTGGAATATATTGATGATACag TTGTTTGTGAAATGTGTGGCATTTCTGGAACTCGGGGCAATTTTTACTCCAGATCTAAGCGCTTCTGCAGTCCATCCTGTTCACGCTCCTTCTCATCTAATTCAAAAAAATCTTCCATATTAGCACGATTACAG GGAAGGCCTCTTCGGAAATCTTATGCACCACAGACCAATTCTTATTCTCAGGCAGAAGTAACAGAACGTCATAGCAGCACGGCTTTCAGGAAAGATG CCAATTCTGGTTTTAACTGGGGCTCTCACCTTGAGAAACACAGCTGTCTTGCTGCCCCAGTGTCCTGCTTCAGACAT GTGCCACTCTGTGCTCAGTGGGAGGACATTGAGGTGGGATTGCAGGTGGAGGTCCTGAATACTCGCACTGCTTTGCTGACCAAGGTTTACTGGATTGCCACAGTCATTCGACTTGCTG GTTACAAGGCCCTGTTACGATACATTGGTTTTGAAGAAGATGGTAGTTATGATTTTTGGTGCAACCTGGGAATCGCTGATGTCCATCCTATTGGCTGGTGTGCAGTGAACAGCAAACTACTTGTTCCTCCTCAAG AAATTAACAAACGTATAAGCGATTGGAAACCATACTTGAGGCAGAAACTTGTAGGAGCATCTACAATACCTGTGGATTTTCATGTTATG ATGGCTGATAGTATGAAGTGTCCCTTCAGGCAGGGGGTCCGTGTAGAGGTAGTAGATCGCTCTCTGGTCAGCCGAACCCGTACAGCAGTGGTAGACACTGTGATTGGGGGCCGTCTAAGGCTTATATATGAAGATGCAGGACTTGGAGCTTCAGGGGAGGTGCTCTCAGATTTCTGGTGTCACATGCTGAGTCCCCTTATACACCCAATAAACTGGTCAGTTAGAGTGGGTCACCTCATTAAGGAGACAG ATAAGTCTGTTGATATGAGCAGTCATCCAGCGTTCCGTAAGGTTCTTTGTGATAGCGTGCAAAGTCAGTTCAAAAAG TTAAGGACTGTTTATATGGAAGGAGGCTTTTTCAAGGAGGGCATGAAGCTGGAGGCCATCGATCCTCTGAACCTGGGGAACATCTGTGTAGCTTCCGTTCGAAag GTGCTCTTTGATGGCTATCTCATGGTTAGTATTGACGGTGTGGAGACTGGAGACGGCTCTGACTGGTTTTGTTATCATGCAAGCTCACATGCCATCTTACCTACAGGATACTGCAGGAGCAATGACATACCCCTTACTCTGCCCCCTG GATATGACCAGGCAACCTTCACATGGACAAAATATTTGAAAGAAATGGGAGCAGAGGCTGCACCACGGAGACTATTTAACACA GATGTTGTAGAACACGGGTTTGCCCCAGGCATGAAGCTGGAGGCAGTGGACCTAATGGAGCCTCTGCTGGTGTGTGTGGCCACTGTGCAGCGCTGTGTGGGTCGCTTGCTTTTGCTGCACTTTGATGGCTGGGAGTCAGAGTTTGATCAGTGGGTGGATTGTGAATCGCCTGACATCTACCCTGTGGGCTGGTGTGAACTCACTGGATATCAGCTTCAGCCCCCAATTGGCCCAG aaccACAGGAACGTACAAGCAAAAAAACAGTGGGTAAAAAGA agagaaaatatataaagaggAAAACAAGTGATGACTCATCAAAAACATCAGCCCATGAGAAAGATCTTGAGGCAGAGAACCAGCCTGAACCTACTCAGCCCCAAGTGCTTCCAGTTCTGCTTGCAGACACGACCCTGCAGCCTGTGAACTTGCCAATCATAACTTTAAAAACTGAGCCAGAGGAAGAGA tTATTTCCTTTAAAGTGAAAGtggaggagatggagatggaaaccCCTATTAACCCTGACCTGGAAGGCAATAAAAGCACTGAATTCCacactccttcaccttctttactgaaaaaagaaagtctAGAGTGA
- the l3mbtl2 gene encoding lethal(3)malignant brain tumor-like protein 2 isoform X2, which translates to MVVESHIGTIKGCFEPRPTTVNKTMGSRGLKLKEGAIPTIFIRPPCTNCGGHGTTCTACSPKGKTQSTDSQKRDSEDWPPLNAAEKQNEANDEENNAQLMSVGDGHVSPTFAPLSPLEYIDDTVVCEMCGISGTRGNFYSRSKRFCSPSCSRSFSSNSKKSSILARLQGRPLRKSYAPQTNSYSQAEVTERHSSTAFRKDANSGFNWGSHLEKHSCLAAPVSCFRHVPLCAQWEDIEVGLQVEVLNTRTALLTKVYWIATVIRLAGYKALLRYIGFEEDGSYDFWCNLGIADVHPIGWCAVNSKLLVPPQEINKRISDWKPYLRQKLVGASTIPVDFHVMMADSMKCPFRQGVRVEVVDRSLVSRTRTAVVDTVIGGRLRLIYEDAGLGASGEVLSDFWCHMLSPLIHPINWSVRVGHLIKETDKSVDMSSHPAFRKVLCDSVQSQFKKLRTVYMEGGFFKEGMKLEAIDPLNLGNICVASVRKVLFDGYLMVSIDGVETGDGSDWFCYHASSHAILPTGYCRSNDIPLTLPPGYDQATFTWTKYLKEMGAEAAPRRLFNTDVVEHGFAPGMKLEAVDLMEPLLVCVATVQRCVGRLLLLHFDGWESEFDQWVDCESPDIYPVGWCELTGYQLQPPIGPEPQERTSKKTVGKKKRKYIKRKTSDDSSKTSAHEKDLEAENQPEPTQPQVLPVLLADTTLQPVNLPIITLKTEPEEEIISFKVKVEEMEMETPINPDLEGNKSTEFHTPSPSLLKKESLE; encoded by the exons ATGGTTGTGGAAAGTCATATCGGGACAAT CAAGGGCTGTTTCGAGCCCAGACCCACCACAGTCAATAAGACTATGGGCTCTAGAGGGCTCAAGCTGAAGGAAGGTGCCATTCCAACAATTTTTATCCGACCACCTTGCACTAACTGTGGAGGTCACGGCACCACCTGCACAGCATGCAGTCCAAAGGGGAAAACGCAAAGCACAGATTCTCAGAAAAGGGACTCG GAAGATTGGCCTCCTCTGAATGCTGCAGAGAAACAGAATGAAGCAAATGATGAAGAGAATAATGCACAGCTTATGTCTGTTGGAGATGGACATGTCAGTCCCACATTTGCCCCACTCTCTCCTTTGGAATATATTGATGATACag TTGTTTGTGAAATGTGTGGCATTTCTGGAACTCGGGGCAATTTTTACTCCAGATCTAAGCGCTTCTGCAGTCCATCCTGTTCACGCTCCTTCTCATCTAATTCAAAAAAATCTTCCATATTAGCACGATTACAG GGAAGGCCTCTTCGGAAATCTTATGCACCACAGACCAATTCTTATTCTCAGGCAGAAGTAACAGAACGTCATAGCAGCACGGCTTTCAGGAAAGATG CCAATTCTGGTTTTAACTGGGGCTCTCACCTTGAGAAACACAGCTGTCTTGCTGCCCCAGTGTCCTGCTTCAGACAT GTGCCACTCTGTGCTCAGTGGGAGGACATTGAGGTGGGATTGCAGGTGGAGGTCCTGAATACTCGCACTGCTTTGCTGACCAAGGTTTACTGGATTGCCACAGTCATTCGACTTGCTG GTTACAAGGCCCTGTTACGATACATTGGTTTTGAAGAAGATGGTAGTTATGATTTTTGGTGCAACCTGGGAATCGCTGATGTCCATCCTATTGGCTGGTGTGCAGTGAACAGCAAACTACTTGTTCCTCCTCAAG AAATTAACAAACGTATAAGCGATTGGAAACCATACTTGAGGCAGAAACTTGTAGGAGCATCTACAATACCTGTGGATTTTCATGTTATG ATGGCTGATAGTATGAAGTGTCCCTTCAGGCAGGGGGTCCGTGTAGAGGTAGTAGATCGCTCTCTGGTCAGCCGAACCCGTACAGCAGTGGTAGACACTGTGATTGGGGGCCGTCTAAGGCTTATATATGAAGATGCAGGACTTGGAGCTTCAGGGGAGGTGCTCTCAGATTTCTGGTGTCACATGCTGAGTCCCCTTATACACCCAATAAACTGGTCAGTTAGAGTGGGTCACCTCATTAAGGAGACAG ATAAGTCTGTTGATATGAGCAGTCATCCAGCGTTCCGTAAGGTTCTTTGTGATAGCGTGCAAAGTCAGTTCAAAAAG TTAAGGACTGTTTATATGGAAGGAGGCTTTTTCAAGGAGGGCATGAAGCTGGAGGCCATCGATCCTCTGAACCTGGGGAACATCTGTGTAGCTTCCGTTCGAAag GTGCTCTTTGATGGCTATCTCATGGTTAGTATTGACGGTGTGGAGACTGGAGACGGCTCTGACTGGTTTTGTTATCATGCAAGCTCACATGCCATCTTACCTACAGGATACTGCAGGAGCAATGACATACCCCTTACTCTGCCCCCTG GATATGACCAGGCAACCTTCACATGGACAAAATATTTGAAAGAAATGGGAGCAGAGGCTGCACCACGGAGACTATTTAACACA GATGTTGTAGAACACGGGTTTGCCCCAGGCATGAAGCTGGAGGCAGTGGACCTAATGGAGCCTCTGCTGGTGTGTGTGGCCACTGTGCAGCGCTGTGTGGGTCGCTTGCTTTTGCTGCACTTTGATGGCTGGGAGTCAGAGTTTGATCAGTGGGTGGATTGTGAATCGCCTGACATCTACCCTGTGGGCTGGTGTGAACTCACTGGATATCAGCTTCAGCCCCCAATTGGCCCAG aaccACAGGAACGTACAAGCAAAAAAACAGTGGGTAAAAAGA agagaaaatatataaagaggAAAACAAGTGATGACTCATCAAAAACATCAGCCCATGAGAAAGATCTTGAGGCAGAGAACCAGCCTGAACCTACTCAGCCCCAAGTGCTTCCAGTTCTGCTTGCAGACACGACCCTGCAGCCTGTGAACTTGCCAATCATAACTTTAAAAACTGAGCCAGAGGAAGAGA tTATTTCCTTTAAAGTGAAAGtggaggagatggagatggaaaccCCTATTAACCCTGACCTGGAAGGCAATAAAAGCACTGAATTCCacactccttcaccttctttactgaaaaaagaaagtctAGAGTGA